A single genomic interval of Osmia bicornis bicornis unplaced genomic scaffold, iOsmBic2.1, whole genome shotgun sequence harbors:
- the LOC123988629 gene encoding secreted RxLR effector protein 161-like has product MCPTTEEERDRMNQVPYRSLIGSLMYLATSTRPDIAHAVSALSQFNDNPGEEHWKAAKRVLRYIKRTEKMEIVFTKTENELIGFSDADWGASIDDRRSYTGYVFRLFGGAISWSSRKQKTVAMSSAEAEYMALSEAAKESIYQRRFLTEVVGKLKTTLILCDNQSAGLMAKNPVYHERTKHIDIRYHFVRESVERGEIRIG; this is encoded by the coding sequence atgtGTCCAACTACCGAAGAGGAAAGGGACAGAATGAACCAAGTTCCGTATAGAAGCCTCATCGGATCCTTGATGTACTTAGCTACAAGTACGCGTCCAGATATAGCTCACGCGGTGAGCGCGCTCAGCCAATTCAATGACAATCCAGGTGAAGAACACTGGAAGGCTGCAAAGCGAGTATTGCGTTACATCAAGAGGACCGAAAAGATGGAAATTGTCTTCACTAAAACTGAGAATGAATTGATTGGATTCTCGGATGCTGATTGGGGTGCAAGCATTGACGACAGAAGATCATACACCGGCTACGTCTTCCGACTTTTCGGCGGTGCAATCAGCTGGTCATCAAGAAAGCAGAAGACGGTCGCCATGTCAAGTGCTGAAGCGGAATATATGGCGCTATCAGAAGCGGCAAAAGAAAGCATCTACCAGCGAAGATTTTTAACTGAAGTCGTTGGAAAACTGAAAACAACACTGATTTTGTGTGATAATCAAAGTGCTGGGTTAATGGCGAAAAATCCAGTTTACCATGAGCGTACAAAGCACatcgacattagatatcaTTTTGTGCGTGAGTCGGTTGAAAGAGGTGAAATTCGAATCGGGTAA
- the LOC123988626 gene encoding uncharacterized protein LOC123988626: protein MAEIEKLTNLPNIYFDPMGTTRLYHHEWRTLVFVDLRDIKAVETTIREALNHPIHTEGNGFSPSLYGHMSNRFQRSFNHKNTLLTSLGYKKVERKRVKRGWLNPIGDLANILFGTLSQKDAQYYNSEIDKLYTDNKRLSVLIQNETTIVRSILKNNDIFEDKITTYVNKINNYTNANIERIYERTNTLELLLELSEIITEHNELIENLRSIVVNGEQGKIDPLLLEPDQLSEILRTIEQKYGSSRMMFSNTNEFAYKFLRIAKVNVFVLNSYKLCFELKIPIVEEEIYALYSMIPLPHITEDYIYLLHTQEQYILVERDSRSYSIISDRDIDHCIEISDLRICARHSPSLSTELTNPCIKRALHNLPADHKDCPAKMITHTNPIWIQLYSNQEWISASYYLISFHVSCKDSNRVISHHLNGVNKIKIKAGCIGHTASVTLYSSETINNHNELQLQLGLANITIPKLDDTVKAYARVPELRKELITNNDLKLASKSLDQIISEAHSISTHTRSISRNESTWMILQTLIGALGIIIGLYIFSKFKLWRLIFCLFKPCTRNNCLNINSNGTNHYGSAPQSVVYTANAPETCNLQPTPLPPEENKLSQPSRRKKHHVSFTVPPI, encoded by the coding sequence ATGGCCGAGATCGAGAAACTCACGAACCTTCCAAACATCTACTTCGACCCGATGGGAACTACGAGACTCTACCACCACGAATGGAGAACACTGGTCTTCGTGGATCTCCGAGACATCAAAGCGGTCGAAACGACAATCCGTGAAGCATTGAATCACCCAATCCACACAGAAGGTAATGGATTCTCGCCATCACTCTACGGACACATGTCGAATCGCTTCCAACGTAGTTTTAATCATAAAAACACTTTACTAACCAGTCTAGGATATAAGAAGGTAGAACGTAAGCGCGTGAAACGCGGTTGGTTAAATCCAATCGGTGACCTagctaatattttattcggCACCCTTAGCCAAAAGGACGCCCAGTATTACAACTCCGAGATAGATAAGCTGTACACAGACAATAAGCGTTTGAGCGTCCTTATTCAAAACGAAACCACAATTGTCCGAAGTATTCTGAAAAACAACGATATATTTGAAGATAAAATTACAACATACGTGAACAAAATCAACAATTATACCAACGCGAACATAGAGCGAATATATGAACGCACGAATACACTCGAACTATTACTAGAATTAAGCGAAATAATCACCGAACATaacgaattaattgaaaaccTGCGATCAATTGTAGTTAATGGAGAACAAGGAAAAATCGATCCTTTGTTACTAGAACCTGATCAACTAAGCGAAATCTTACGAACCATCGAGCAAAAATATGGCTCTAGCCGTATGATGTTCTCTAACACAAATGAATTTGcttataaatttttacgaATCGCTAAAGTTAACGTTTTTGTGTTAAATTCATACAAGCTCTGCTTTGAGTTAAAAATCCCCATcgtagaagaagaaatttaCGCCTTGTACTCCATGATACCACTCCCACATATAACCGAAGATTACATCTATCTACTACACACCCAAGAACAATATATTTTAGTTGAAAGAGATTCTCGCAGCTACTCTATAATCAGCGATCGAGACATAGATCATTGTATAGAAATTTCCGACCTCCGAATCTGTGCCCGACACTCACCTTCGCTCTCCACAGAATTAACAAATCCATGCATAAAACGTGCCTTACATAACTTACCAGCAGACCATAAAGATTGCCCAGCCAAAATGATTACACATACAAACCCTATTTGGATACAACTATACTCGAATCAAGAATGGATCTCCGCATCTTACTATCTAATTTCTTTCCACGTTTCATGCAAGGATTCTAACCGCGTCATCTCACACCATCTTAACGgagtaaacaaaattaaaatcaaagcAGGTTGTATCGGACATACTGCATCCGTAACATTATATTCTAGCGAAACTATAAATAATCACAACGAATTGCAATTACAATTAGGCCTCGCCAATATTACAATACCGAAATTAGACGACACCGTTAAAGCTTATGCACGCGTACCAGAACTACGAAAAGAATTAATAACTAACAACGACTTGAAATTGGCATCCAAATCACTCGACCAAATCATCTCTGAGGCACATTCGATTTCCACGCACACACGTAGCATCTCCAGAAACGAAAGCACCTGGATGATCTTACAAACACTAATAGGAGCCTTAGGCATAATAATAGGATTGTacatattttcgaaatttaaattatggcGTTTAATATTTTGTCTATTTAAACCCTGTACACGCAATAACTGTCTTAATATCAATTCAAACGGGACCAACCACTACGGGTCAGCGCCCCAATCTGTAGTATACACAGCGAACGCACCAGAAACTTGCAACCTCCAACCCACTCCTCTACCAccggaagaaaataaattatcacaACCTTCGCGGCGAAAGAAACATCACGTTTCCTTCACCGTGCCTCCTATTTGA
- the LOC123988630 gene encoding secreted RxLR effector protein 161-like, protein MCPTTEEERDRMNQVPYRSLIGSLMYLATSTRPDIAHAVSALSQFNDNPGEEHWKAAKRVLRYIKRTEKMEIVFTKTENELIGFSDADWGASIDDRRSYTGYVFRLFGGAISWSSRKQKTVAMSSAEAEYMALSEAAKESIYQRRFLTEVVGKLKTTLILCDNQSAGLMAKNPVYHERTKHIDIRYHFVRESVERG, encoded by the coding sequence atgtGTCCAACTACCGAAGAGGAAAGGGACAGAATGAACCAAGTTCCGTATAGAAGCCTCATCGGATCCTTGATGTACTTAGCTACAAGTACGCGTCCAGATATAGCTCACGCGGTGAGCGCGCTCAGCCAATTCAATGACAATCCAGGTGAAGAACACTGGAAGGCTGCAAAGCGAGTATTGCGTTACATCAAGAGGACCGAAAAGATGGAAATTGTCTTCACTAAAACTGAGAATGAATTGATTGGATTCTCGGATGCTGATTGGGGTGCAAGCATTGACGACAGAAGATCATACACCGGCTACGTCTTCCGACTTTTCGGCGGTGCAATCAGCTGGTCATCAAGAAAGCAGAAGACGGTCGCCATGTCAAGTGCTGAAGCGGAATATATGGCGCTATCAGAAGCGGCAAAAGAAAGCATCTACCAGCGAAGATTTTTAACTGAAGTCGTTGGAAAACTGAAAACAACACTGATTTTGTGTGATAATCAAAGTGCTGGGTTAATGGCGAAAAATCCAGTTTACCATGAGCGTACAAAGCACatcgacattagatatcaTTTTGTGCGTGAGTCGGTTGAAAGAGGGTGA